The genomic interval ATGTTGACCTTGCGTCACGGTAGCACGCGAAAATGATCCCGTGGCACCCACCGAGAGAGAGAGAGGATACCGCTGGTTTTCAGTGGGTAGTCCGGTGTATACCCCCTCCCCCTCacttcacgtgggggaaacgcgtaatgcgttttatCCGCCTGATCGATTCCGATCAAGTCCGTTTTTACAAGGAAGTGCActgtatattcatttttttttacaataccgACTTGACCGGAGAGTTACAAACGTAGACCAACAGTTATACATACTTTCCGTGACACGGAAGTGTAAGCATTGCCAACTTACAAACTCCGAAATGCCAAAGAGAATAACTTGTATTAGACCGTCCTGGAGATGGAATCCAGGAAATCTGGATCTGCAGCAGTAAAAAACCTAATTAAATCATCCTCACCTGATCTATATAGAAGATTCTAGACAGTTGCATCAGTAAATCACTTCTGTAGCTCGCTAAAGCTGCGTGAGACCTCGCTGCAAGCTCCCTTAGTGCATAACACGACTCTCTTGTCTCTTTCAACGCTTCAGTACGACGAGAAAGAGTGTGATAATTTTGCATTAATTCTGAACCTGGGAATGAAAAAGGACTTAATAATATCATCACGAGGTTAATATGCCATTTaacatttatcaataaacaactattatctttttattgtaatatgtaattaataaaaatccggctcgaaggactaAAAAACCTTACCGACATCTTGATTCTCTTCAAACAACTTCGCATGTCTCTCTTTCAATCGTCTAATATTTGCTAATTTGCTATCTCTCTCATCCGAAAGTATAAGtcttttgaaatgtaatatttctaattGTTTTGTAAGTCTAACGTGTTCTGCTCTTTGATATGGAGAAGGTTtagactgaaaataaaaattaaatatttaattaatatactaagATTTTTAATGAACAGCTAAATAATATctctaaaatataatgaaatacttgaatatatgtatatattttatagtgacTGTTTATTtcgaaatgaatataataataaaactttgtattaatttttttgttgaatttttttttggctGTCATATTCTtacattagtcatctcacgcacactaagacatgtCGTAATTCGAGCGTCATTCATACTAGTCAGAGGTGAGtggatagatagatagatataccAAGCGGATGATacacgaaaatattaaatttgcctTTGCCGCAAACAACCCGATTACATTAAGaggacaattatattttaaggatactaataaaacatttaaaattaccttATAGGACAAAAGATCGTTTAATTTTAACGTCAATCGTGGACCGTTTGATACTGgtgttttttcttcttttattttaccatttttaacGGTCAAATCACTTTGAGAAGACGATTTTTCCTTTAAACCTTCACTTTCGTCAGGCGAAAACAAATTTCTCTGAGACCTACTTTTACACTtaagttttaattcaaaatccGATGTCCAGGTCTCACTTAAAGCTGATTTCTTATATATCCGTTCCTTTATTTCCTGGACCGCTTCTTGTCGTTTCTTTATAGAATACTGAAGCAAATGAAGATTTTGCAATTTCGTTGCATTGTAACTTGGCCTAATTTCCGATTTGAGGAAACTCAGCGCCAAATACCTATATTTTGGCACTCCATCAGATTCATTGCGTAAGTCGTAACTTTCAGCCGTTTCGCTCAAGTCTACTTTACTCGAAAGCTCCTCTTGGGAAGCTGATTTATCACAGTTGATATCACTGTTTGTAAATTCTCTAACATCTATGTTATCAGGAGAATGTTCATATATATGGTTGGGATCTACCTTTTTCCTTTCAGTACTTTTTTCCCTTTTACTCTCTCTATGATTTAAAGACATATTCAAACTTGACGAAGATCTTAGAGTaggaaaattttgtttaaaacctCTTTCGACTGGACTGTGACTTTTCGAATATTCTTTATCGGATATCTTTGAAAATTTAGCCGGAGAAAGCGATCtagattcatttataattttgtgacTTTGTATAACTTTTGATTCTAAAGTAATCTTCGACACATTCGTCTTGGTCGATGAGTCCGACGAGAGAGACCCTTGTTCTAATTCATTTTCGGGCGGTATTACGTCCAATTTCAAACTTTTATACGAACAAAAGTATCCACCGTGCATTTGGAATACCAGAGTGTTGCTTTTGAAGCAATCCGAGGTAAAGTTTAAAGCTAAATTAGCCCCTATATATCGGAGACCACTAAAATATACACCCCACGTCTGAATGATAGTGTCCTGCACTTGTTCGTATTCCTCATCTTTACATGGAGGCATGAGAATATGACACCATATCCGTATAACTACGTTTGTTGATGACATACGCTGTGTTATTTCTGAAAGATAAAAAAGTACATCCTAATTATTATACATCGTCTACACTAAGGGATACAAATTAACAACATAGACATTTTTTTGGATGCAATCTGGTCTAACCACACAATTTTTTCATCTAAAACATACAAAGAGAACAGagaactttttctatataaataacgcaatagtatagatattattatttctccTCAAAAAAAGTAAACAGGTCGAAGCAATAACGAACTCAACCATTCAAAAAAgaaggttttttaaatttactttaaatatcgGGTCGAGTAAGATTTTCAAATCAATAATCAAGTGTAATGCttatatgttgaataaaggaatttgagtttcagtttttaattaatttatttattaataatttagattattattttatatatgttaaacaAACATGTGTGATCATTTTGCATCAATTTGCTATGTTCCGTACCTCTCTCGGGTCtggacttattattattacataataattgaaAGTATCACGATTAAAGACACAGCTCTCAGACAAATCGATTTAAACGGTAGATTATCGGCGACAATATTAGCGAGAACTAATAGAGTTGGCCTCCTTTTGGTCACTTTACCCTATAGGTCACtgacctttatttaaaaaatcctaaTATCGATAAGTTTTAAGATTGCATCAAGAATATAACTATAGCAGGCATATTTGTTCGGTAATTGTTCGCCTCAGGCACGAAACCCGATACAAAAAATCCTAACAATTAAACGCACGAAATAATTCAGGCGATTATTCATCATAGGGAGTTTCCAGTACATTGGGCAAGCTCATACTAATGCAAAAATTACTGGTCATTCTATGCTTATTGATAAGATTGACGTGGATGAACATAACATATCAAACAAAtgcgtttataaaatttaaaccttattgtttttatataaagttcaaATTGCAAAACAAATTCTATATACAT from Vanessa atalanta chromosome 26, ilVanAtal1.2, whole genome shotgun sequence carries:
- the LOC125073958 gene encoding uncharacterized protein LOC125073958; its protein translation is MFGRPRCREWTPLTTQQLRLRSLIQIVGYNIRPPERCTHQCSYYLTLHHTTMSAPFYTSERICSPHPKWKEIDSEITQRMSSTNVVIRIWCHILMPPCKDEEYEQVQDTIIQTWGVYFSGLRYIGANLALNFTSDCFKSNTLVFQMHGGYFCSYKSLKLDVIPPENELEQGSLSSDSSTKTNVSKITLESKVIQSHKIINESRSLSPAKFSKISDKEYSKSHSPVERGFKQNFPTLRSSSSLNMSLNHRESKREKSTERKKVDPNHIYEHSPDNIDVREFTNSDINCDKSASQEELSSKVDLSETAESYDLRNESDGVPKYRYLALSFLKSEIRPSYNATKLQNLHLLQYSIKKRQEAVQEIKERIYKKSALSETWTSDFELKLKCKSRSQRNLFSPDESEGLKEKSSSQSDLTVKNGKIKEEKTPVSNGPRLTLKLNDLLSYKSKPSPYQRAEHVRLTKQLEILHFKRLILSDERDSKLANIRRLKERHAKLFEENQDVGSELMQNYHTLSRRTEALKETRESCYALRELAARSHAALASYRSDLLMQLSRIFYIDQQDATNWSICDVPLPICGDENPRASNPVTDSVAAGFVAQATSLTAAILNQPLRYKITLLGSASKILDITPDLPDPNIPLFARGGDITLFRYAMFLLNKCIAQLLWGRGLTVHDMRPTLSNLQRLLTTPSNLTDTSKLFGTYRWLADSLCPRTQSLRSLVPSERKYRQFNRFKESVDSHTPQKTVNIKRHKHSRSVGSYHEDQDLSLNDSTMSIMGSESNIYNMKLTKSECSQSLKPHNSDSEIAKLTEHLTENKVQFTLGDDDIADEKLVRISSNNDDEVTCTTCLDDNVKRICSEITDFCSNSSKKSYDFPKNEIDIAKYMERKVSVEIEDVDVSCDTCDNNKSGVCDIACANNVRDVIVIPSAEAILDTGPSLNLEEEQNG